The following are encoded in a window of Saccharothrix longispora genomic DNA:
- a CDS encoding amidase yields the protein MRSLLAAPLCALLVAPPAHPHAHPVPDLDGATIPQLVSRMDEGTLTSVDLTRAYLRRIGTVDRLVRSVLVVNPGALRQAAESDRRRAAGRAKGLMDGIPVLLKDNIDTRAMGSTAGSRALHVPPRDDAALVTRLREAGAVVLGKTNLSEWANFRSTRSTSGWSGVGGQTNSPYVLDRNPCGSSSGAAAAVAASLAQVAVGTETDGSIVCPAGQNGVVGLKPTLGLVSADGIVPVSSRQDTAGPLARHVVDAAVLMSALSGVDHVAALSSAGLRGARVGVWRKAGRNAEVDRVVRSAVDALRTAGATVVEVDLPHQDEIEAAEFPALLTEFKHDLERYLGTRPGVPGTLRELIAFNEADPVELSRFGQELFLEAVNAPPPTDPVYREQRRTATALARRSIDETLAAHRLDVIMAPANGPAWKTGYGAGDAFEIGSSTPAAVAGYPNATVPAGFAGPLPIGVSFMAGHRADAAVLGFAAAFERSTRARGAPTYLPTTP from the coding sequence ATGCGATCCCTGCTCGCGGCCCCGCTGTGCGCGCTCCTCGTCGCACCGCCGGCGCACCCCCACGCCCACCCGGTCCCCGACCTGGACGGGGCCACCATCCCGCAGCTGGTGAGCCGCATGGACGAGGGCACCCTGACCTCGGTCGACCTGACCCGCGCCTACCTGCGGCGCATCGGGACGGTGGACCGCCTGGTCCGGTCCGTGCTGGTGGTGAACCCCGGCGCGCTGCGCCAGGCGGCGGAGAGCGACCGCCGCCGGGCCGCCGGGCGCGCGAAGGGGCTGATGGACGGCATCCCCGTGCTGCTCAAGGACAACATCGACACCCGCGCGATGGGGAGCACCGCCGGTTCGCGGGCGCTGCACGTGCCGCCCCGCGACGACGCCGCGCTCGTGACCCGGCTGCGCGAGGCCGGCGCGGTGGTGCTGGGCAAGACCAACCTGTCGGAGTGGGCGAACTTCCGGTCCACCCGGTCGACGTCGGGCTGGTCGGGCGTCGGCGGTCAGACGAACAGCCCGTACGTGCTGGACCGCAACCCGTGCGGGTCGTCGTCGGGGGCGGCCGCGGCGGTGGCCGCGTCGCTGGCGCAGGTCGCCGTCGGCACCGAGACCGACGGGTCGATCGTGTGCCCGGCCGGGCAGAACGGCGTGGTCGGCCTGAAGCCCACGCTGGGGCTGGTCAGCGCGGACGGCATCGTGCCGGTCTCGTCGCGGCAGGACACCGCCGGACCGCTGGCGCGGCACGTCGTGGACGCCGCCGTCCTGATGTCCGCGCTCTCCGGCGTCGACCACGTGGCCGCGCTGTCGTCCGCGGGGCTGCGCGGCGCGCGGGTGGGCGTGTGGCGCAAGGCGGGCCGCAACGCGGAGGTCGACCGCGTGGTGCGGTCGGCCGTGGACGCGCTGCGCACCGCCGGCGCCACCGTCGTCGAGGTCGACCTGCCCCACCAGGACGAGATCGAGGCCGCCGAGTTCCCGGCGCTGCTCACCGAGTTCAAGCACGACCTGGAGCGGTACCTCGGGACCCGGCCGGGCGTGCCGGGGACGCTGCGCGAGCTGATCGCGTTCAACGAGGCCGACCCGGTCGAGCTGAGCAGGTTCGGCCAGGAGCTGTTCCTCGAAGCCGTCAACGCCCCGCCGCCGACCGACCCGGTGTACCGGGAGCAGCGCCGCACCGCCACCGCCCTGGCCCGCCGCTCGATCGACGAGACCCTGGCGGCGCACCGGCTCGACGTGATCATGGCCCCGGCCAACGGTCCCGCGTGGAAGACGGGGTACGGCGCGGGTGACGCCTTCGAGATCGGCTCGTCCACCCCGGCGGCGGTGGCGGGCTACCCGAACGCCACCGTCCCGGCGGGCTTCGCGGGTCCGCTGCCGATCGGCGTCTCGTTCATGGCCGGTCACCGCGCCGACGCCGCGGTGCTGGGCTTCGCCGCCGCGTTCGAGCGGTCGACGCGCGCCCGCGGCGCCCCGACCTACCTGCCGACCACGCCGTAG
- a CDS encoding alpha/beta hydrolase family protein — MSRTPTPVLSVAPVTLPTPDRAVDLQLRVSAPVTGDELPVVLLSHGHGPSNHLSSLNGYAPLAHHWAASGFAVIQPTHLSSRTLDLGDHPEAPLFWRSRAEDMTRVLDRLDEVEAAVPQLLGRLDRSRVAVAGHSMGGHTASLLLGARLTDPVDGAEVDLADPRITAGVLLAAPGRGGDALTESTAERYPFFATTDFSTMGKPALVVAGDEDPSAHLTVRGPEWHTDPYHLSPGRKALLTLFGAGHGLGGVSGYDVAETTDENPARVAAVQRLTAAYLRSELHPGDPAWQRACDALTTGPGALGRVESR; from the coding sequence ATGAGCCGAACTCCCACCCCCGTGCTCTCGGTCGCCCCGGTGACGCTGCCGACCCCCGACCGGGCCGTGGACCTGCAACTGCGCGTCTCCGCACCGGTGACCGGGGACGAGCTGCCGGTCGTCCTGCTCTCGCACGGCCACGGACCCTCGAACCACCTGTCCTCGCTGAACGGCTACGCACCACTCGCCCACCACTGGGCGGCGAGCGGGTTCGCCGTCATCCAGCCGACCCACCTGAGTTCGCGGACGCTGGACCTGGGGGACCACCCGGAGGCCCCGCTGTTCTGGCGGTCGCGCGCCGAGGACATGACGCGCGTCCTCGACCGGCTCGACGAGGTGGAGGCCGCCGTCCCGCAGCTCCTCGGGCGCCTGGACCGGAGCAGGGTCGCGGTGGCCGGGCACTCGATGGGCGGGCACACCGCGAGCCTGCTGCTGGGCGCGCGGCTCACCGACCCGGTCGACGGCGCCGAGGTGGACCTGGCCGACCCCCGCATCACGGCGGGCGTGCTGCTCGCCGCGCCCGGCCGGGGCGGTGACGCCCTGACCGAGTCCACGGCGGAGCGCTACCCGTTCTTCGCCACCACCGACTTCTCCACGATGGGCAAGCCCGCGCTCGTGGTCGCCGGCGACGAGGACCCCTCCGCCCACCTGACGGTCCGGGGCCCGGAGTGGCACACCGACCCGTACCACCTCTCCCCCGGCCGCAAGGCGCTGCTCACCCTGTTCGGCGCGGGGCACGGGCTCGGCGGCGTCTCCGGGTACGACGTCGCCGAGACCACGGACGAGAACCCCGCGCGGGTGGCCGCGGTCCAGCGGCTCACCGCGGCCTACCTGCGCAGCGAGCTGCACCCCGGCGACCCCGCGTGGCAGCGGGCGTGCGACGCGCTGACGACCGGGCCCGGCGCGCTCGGCCGGGTCGAGTCCAGGTAG
- a CDS encoding NAD(P)-dependent oxidoreductase, which translates to MVFLPRAPALSGALFRKYTERCSALSIAASPPAGDARPRLRWEVGGMVVVVLGTGLLGAGMARSLLRAGLDVVVWNRSPERARALASDGATVVEDAGEAVTGADVVITVLFDLSATAEVMVDALPRLRDDAVWVQCGTVGVEGAERLAELAATKGVGFVDAPVLGTREPAERGTLTVLAAGSPDARDAVAPVFEAIGSRTVWVGDHPGDGQRLKLVANSWVLSITAAAAQAVALARGLGLDPAAFLDAIRGGAVDSAYAHVKGKAMIDGVFEPPSFGLDGALKDAGLIADALASAGVDDRLMRLLREYYAAAAGDEDEDMAAVVRAFDARTP; encoded by the coding sequence ATGGTGTTCCTTCCGCGAGCGCCCGCCTTAAGCGGAGCGTTGTTCCGCAAATATACGGAGCGCTGTTCCGCTTTGTCAATCGCCGCGTCCCCGCCCGCCGGGGATGCGCGGCCCCGCCTCCGGTGGGAGGTTGGGGGCATGGTCGTCGTGGTGCTGGGAACCGGGTTGTTGGGCGCCGGCATGGCACGCAGCCTGCTGCGCGCAGGGCTGGACGTGGTCGTGTGGAACCGCAGCCCCGAGAGGGCGCGGGCGCTGGCCTCCGACGGCGCCACCGTCGTCGAGGACGCCGGTGAGGCGGTGACCGGCGCGGACGTCGTGATCACCGTGCTGTTCGACCTGTCCGCGACCGCCGAGGTGATGGTGGACGCGTTGCCCCGCCTGCGCGACGACGCGGTGTGGGTGCAGTGCGGCACGGTCGGCGTCGAGGGCGCCGAGCGGCTGGCCGAACTCGCCGCCACCAAGGGCGTCGGCTTCGTCGACGCGCCCGTGCTCGGCACCCGCGAACCCGCCGAGCGGGGAACGCTGACCGTGCTGGCGGCCGGGTCGCCTGACGCGCGGGACGCGGTGGCGCCCGTGTTCGAGGCCATCGGCTCGCGCACGGTGTGGGTCGGCGACCACCCGGGCGACGGCCAGCGGCTCAAGCTCGTGGCCAACTCCTGGGTCCTGTCGATCACCGCCGCCGCGGCGCAGGCGGTCGCCCTCGCGCGCGGCCTGGGCCTGGACCCCGCGGCGTTCCTCGACGCCATCCGGGGCGGCGCCGTGGACAGCGCCTACGCGCACGTCAAGGGCAAGGCGATGATCGACGGCGTGTTCGAGCCACCGTCGTTCGGCCTCGACGGCGCGTTGAAGGACGCGGGGCTCATCGCCGACGCGCTGGCGTCGGCCGGCGTCGACGACCGGCTCATGCGGCTGCTCCGGGAGTACTACGCCGCCGCTGCCGGCGACGAGGACGAGGACATGGCCGCGGTCGTCCGGGCGTTCGACGCCCGAACGCCCTGA